A genomic region of Tsukamurella pulmonis contains the following coding sequences:
- a CDS encoding MspA family porin — translation MKNIAIRGAAVAAAAGVALGVLSTGAANADTFIPLPNDSTTNKIGDGSVTVSITNQSAKLSPGMVALPTTRNAWVSGVVTATVNGGKADGGSIQAGYAVGCQIDVGSAGVTAGVTGDTGASVGFNGPTIEPKVTAKTGASIKLAAGSIGTQMLTYDRATWPEAGDEVSPDWADPSTSFKFKGKSGSLAFTEQTIGVDGCAGYAQARFFAKVKTKVGNTQGTTILWSKPFTLG, via the coding sequence ATGAAGAACATCGCGATCCGTGGCGCCGCCGTCGCCGCCGCGGCCGGCGTGGCGCTCGGCGTCCTCTCCACCGGTGCGGCCAACGCCGACACCTTCATCCCGCTTCCCAACGACAGCACGACAAACAAGATCGGTGACGGTTCGGTCACTGTGAGCATCACCAACCAGAGCGCCAAGCTCTCTCCCGGTATGGTGGCTCTGCCCACCACCCGCAATGCGTGGGTCTCGGGTGTCGTGACCGCCACCGTCAACGGCGGCAAGGCCGACGGCGGCTCGATCCAGGCCGGCTACGCCGTGGGCTGCCAAATCGACGTGGGCTCTGCGGGCGTCACTGCGGGCGTCACGGGTGACACCGGCGCGAGCGTCGGCTTCAACGGCCCCACGATCGAGCCGAAGGTGACCGCAAAGACCGGCGCCTCGATCAAGCTTGCCGCGGGCAGCATCGGGACCCAGATGCTGACCTACGACCGCGCTACCTGGCCAGAGGCTGGCGACGAGGTCTCCCCGGATTGGGCTGACCCGAGCACCAGCTTCAAGTTCAAGGGCAAGTCGGGCTCGCTCGCGTTCACTGAGCAGACCATCGGCGTCGACGGCTGCGCCGGCTATGCGCAGGCCCGCTTCTTCGCCAAGGTGAAGACCAAGGTCGGCAACACTCAGGGCACCACGATCCTGTGGAGCAAGCCCTTCACGCTGGGCTGA
- a CDS encoding MspA family porin, whose product MTLRISISAAAFAAAGAVTVALLAPATAGADTVIPLRDASQSVKAGSGTITITVKGQRAKLSPGMVALPTTRNAWVSGTVSIKVSGADADGGSIEAGYAVGCQVDVGDASLDLGAGVESGATVGAGGGITPSVSGTTGGSIKLAAGSIGTQSLTYDRATWPTPGDEVAPDWYAPSTSFDFTGSSGSFTYSDQTIGVDGCAGYAQARLYVIAKAQVGNGKGTVILWGDRFSLG is encoded by the coding sequence ATGACCCTGAGAATCTCTATTTCCGCGGCGGCGTTCGCCGCTGCTGGCGCTGTGACCGTCGCGCTGCTCGCTCCCGCCACCGCGGGCGCCGATACCGTGATCCCGTTGCGGGACGCCTCGCAGTCGGTTAAGGCTGGTTCCGGCACGATCACTATCACGGTCAAAGGGCAGCGAGCCAAGCTGTCGCCCGGCATGGTCGCCTTGCCCACCACCCGGAACGCGTGGGTGTCGGGAACGGTGAGCATCAAGGTTTCGGGTGCGGATGCGGACGGCGGCTCGATCGAGGCCGGCTACGCGGTCGGCTGCCAGGTCGACGTGGGTGACGCGAGCCTGGATCTCGGAGCCGGTGTCGAGTCCGGGGCCACCGTCGGCGCTGGTGGCGGAATCACGCCGTCGGTCTCGGGCACCACTGGTGGTTCGATCAAGCTCGCGGCAGGCTCGATCGGCACGCAGTCGCTAACCTACGACCGTGCGACCTGGCCCACGCCGGGCGACGAGGTCGCGCCCGACTGGTACGCCCCGTCTACAAGCTTCGACTTCACGGGCTCGAGCGGCAGCTTCACCTACAGCGACCAGACGATCGGTGTCGACGGCTGCGCCGGGTATGCGCAGGCCCGCCTGTATGTCATCGCTAAGGCGCAGGTCGGCAACGGGAAGGGTACCGTGATCCTCTGGGGCGACCGCTTCTCGCTCGGCTGA
- the mscL gene encoding large-conductance mechanosensitive channel protein MscL produces the protein MLKGFKDFLLKGNVLDLAVAVVVGAAFTAIVTAFTDNIVEPLIASIGGGQDIQGLAWQIVDGNDKTIVDFGAVISAAINFVLVAAVVYFVLILPYETLKKRASGPATEDEVDVLVEIRDLLAAQASQPQGGAHSALPPTGQFPSQKPQQP, from the coding sequence ATGCTCAAGGGATTCAAGGACTTCCTCCTCAAGGGCAACGTGCTCGACCTCGCGGTCGCCGTTGTCGTCGGTGCCGCGTTCACCGCGATCGTCACCGCATTCACGGACAACATCGTCGAGCCGCTCATCGCGTCGATCGGCGGCGGCCAGGACATCCAGGGCCTCGCCTGGCAGATCGTGGACGGCAACGACAAGACCATCGTCGACTTCGGCGCCGTGATCTCAGCGGCCATCAACTTCGTGCTGGTCGCGGCGGTCGTCTACTTCGTGCTGATCCTCCCGTACGAGACCCTCAAGAAGCGCGCCAGCGGCCCGGCCACCGAGGACGAGGTGGACGTGCTCGTCGAGATCCGCGACCTGCTCGCCGCGCAGGCCTCGCAGCCGCAGGGCGGCGCGCACTCGGCATTGCCGCCGACGGGCCAGTTCCCCTCGCAGAAGCCGCAGCAGCCCTGA
- a CDS encoding MspA family porin produces the protein MSKMSKVAGRAGVAAIAVAAAATVAAGSANAGPLPSGQKTVPAPAGWSVVLKSTGNSSAIQGSLATAQSRTAWYTSNGSVTVKAPADAKDIQGKLGVGVIVGCQFPGQIGGGVSVTGPGAGLSSDGPSASLGGVGADVSIPLTPGATSSVSGFGRTDQLGSTDSIKFTKAGTYNVSIKDQNIDIKHCSGYAQARVVTWVEIKGSNRIQGFLYGAPFSLG, from the coding sequence ATGAGCAAGATGAGCAAGGTTGCAGGGCGCGCTGGCGTCGCTGCGATCGCGGTTGCCGCGGCCGCCACGGTCGCTGCTGGATCGGCGAACGCCGGCCCGCTGCCCAGTGGCCAGAAGACCGTCCCGGCACCCGCGGGCTGGAGCGTCGTCCTGAAGTCGACGGGTAACTCGTCGGCGATCCAGGGCTCGCTGGCCACCGCACAGTCGCGTACCGCGTGGTACACCTCGAACGGCTCCGTCACGGTGAAGGCGCCGGCCGACGCGAAGGACATCCAGGGCAAGCTCGGCGTCGGAGTCATCGTGGGCTGCCAGTTCCCCGGCCAGATCGGCGGCGGAGTCTCTGTCACCGGTCCCGGGGCGGGCCTCAGCTCAGACGGCCCGAGTGCGAGCCTCGGTGGCGTTGGCGCTGACGTGTCGATCCCTTTGACCCCGGGCGCGACGTCGAGCGTCAGCGGCTTCGGCCGCACCGATCAGCTCGGCTCGACCGACTCGATCAAGTTCACCAAGGCCGGCACTTACAACGTGTCGATCAAGGACCAGAACATCGACATCAAGCACTGTTCGGGCTACGCCCAGGCGCGCGTCGTGACCTGGGTCGAGATCAAGGGCAGCAACCGCATCCAGGGCTTCCTATACGGCGCGCCGTTCTCGCTGGGCTGA
- a CDS encoding MogA/MoaB family molybdenum cofactor biosynthesis protein, whose protein sequence is MTRGVDMTAEISQSRAASPEWLEDEALDAPVIDDSVLDVAGVSGRALVIVVDDHLQPGASRASGAGKSVGSLVTELLEEAGFEVDAVVVVPAEEVDVRNALNTAVIGGVDLAVTIGGVGVGARDVTPEATEEILDKKLPGICEALRSSGLAAGATDAGLSRGLAGVSGSTVVVNLASSRAAIRDGMATLTPLATHVIRHIAGGDDQAR, encoded by the coding sequence ATGACACGAGGAGTGGACATGACCGCGGAGATCAGCCAGAGCCGAGCAGCGAGCCCCGAGTGGCTGGAGGACGAGGCCCTGGACGCGCCGGTGATCGATGATTCGGTGCTGGACGTGGCCGGCGTGAGCGGCCGGGCCCTCGTCATCGTCGTCGACGATCACCTGCAGCCCGGCGCCTCGCGCGCGAGCGGCGCGGGCAAGTCCGTCGGCTCGCTGGTGACGGAGCTGCTGGAGGAGGCGGGCTTCGAGGTGGACGCCGTGGTCGTCGTCCCCGCCGAGGAGGTGGACGTGCGCAACGCGCTCAACACCGCGGTGATCGGCGGCGTCGACCTGGCCGTGACCATCGGCGGCGTGGGCGTGGGCGCGCGCGACGTCACGCCCGAGGCCACCGAGGAGATTCTCGACAAGAAGCTGCCCGGCATCTGCGAGGCGCTGCGCTCGTCCGGCCTGGCAGCCGGCGCGACCGACGCGGGACTCTCGCGCGGCCTGGCCGGGGTGTCCGGCAGCACGGTCGTGGTGAACCTGGCGAGCTCGCGCGCCGCGATCCGCGACGGGATGGCCACCCTCACCCCGCTCGCGACCCACGTGATCCGGCACATCGCCGGCGGCGACGACCAGGCGCGGTGA
- a CDS encoding S1C family serine protease — protein MTEGPQYPYQQGQQPGHQPAPSGQQGQPGQYRPTQQYPYPGGPSGYPAPGGLPTVTTTPPAARGPRLGALVALGVAIALVASLLSVTGAYLVWGGENSASTVTVSGGDAPPVVKGSVQDVAQGVLPAVVSIDNQAATSESSGSGVVITTDGKIVTNNHVIAGNGKLTVSFSDGSVSPAVVVGADPVTDLAVIQTDKRDVKPLTLADSSKLTVGQEVVAVGAPLGLAGTVTSGIVSALNRPVATSGKDSDQATVVNSVQTDAAINPGNSGGALVDMTGRLVGINSSIATLGGSRLTGQQSGSIGLGFAIPANLVQRITKELMESGKAEHAAAGVTVTMDSSVSRPGAVVAEVSPTGGFGRAGIPKGAIVTKVDDLRITDGFGLIGAVRAYPPGTTVTVTYLDSPSSTSPVTTKVTLDKLDR, from the coding sequence ATGACCGAGGGTCCGCAGTATCCCTATCAGCAGGGACAGCAGCCGGGGCACCAGCCGGCGCCGTCCGGCCAGCAGGGGCAACCGGGGCAGTACCGCCCCACACAGCAGTACCCGTACCCCGGCGGACCGTCGGGCTACCCGGCGCCGGGCGGGCTGCCCACCGTGACCACCACGCCGCCGGCGGCCCGCGGGCCGCGCCTGGGCGCGCTGGTGGCCCTCGGGGTGGCGATCGCGCTGGTCGCCTCGCTGCTCTCGGTCACCGGCGCGTACCTGGTGTGGGGCGGGGAGAACTCGGCGTCGACGGTGACGGTCAGCGGGGGCGACGCGCCGCCGGTGGTCAAGGGGTCGGTGCAGGACGTCGCGCAGGGCGTGCTGCCCGCGGTCGTCTCGATCGACAACCAGGCGGCCACCAGCGAGTCCTCGGGATCGGGCGTGGTGATCACCACGGACGGCAAGATCGTGACGAACAACCACGTGATCGCCGGCAACGGCAAGCTGACGGTCTCCTTCTCCGACGGCAGTGTGAGCCCGGCGGTCGTGGTGGGCGCGGACCCCGTCACCGACCTGGCGGTGATCCAGACCGACAAGCGCGACGTCAAGCCGCTGACCCTCGCCGACAGCAGCAAGCTGACGGTGGGCCAGGAGGTCGTCGCGGTCGGCGCCCCGCTCGGGCTGGCCGGCACGGTCACCAGCGGCATCGTCTCCGCCCTGAACCGTCCGGTGGCCACCAGCGGCAAGGACTCCGATCAGGCCACGGTGGTCAACTCGGTGCAGACGGACGCGGCGATCAACCCCGGCAACTCGGGCGGCGCCCTGGTGGACATGACCGGCCGCCTGGTGGGGATCAACTCGTCGATCGCCACGCTCGGCGGCTCGCGCCTGACGGGACAGCAGAGCGGCAGCATCGGCCTGGGCTTCGCGATCCCCGCGAACCTGGTGCAGCGGATCACCAAGGAGCTGATGGAGTCGGGCAAGGCGGAGCACGCCGCGGCAGGCGTCACCGTGACGATGGACTCCTCGGTGAGCCGGCCCGGCGCCGTGGTCGCGGAGGTCTCGCCGACGGGCGGCTTCGGGCGCGCCGGGATCCCCAAGGGCGCGATCGTGACCAAGGTGGACGATCTGCGGATCACCGACGGCTTCGGATTGATCGGGGCCGTGCGCGCGTATCCGCCGGGGACTACCGTGACCGTTACCTACCTCGATAGCCCGAGTAGTACGAGTCCGGTGACCACGAAGGTGACGCTCGATAAGTTGGACCGATGA